The genomic DNA AAATTAATTTTGAGGAAAAATATCATGCGAAACGGTTTGGTTTCACAGATTAGAACAGCTAGCGGATTGAACTTATTACTTGGATTTTGGTTAATTATCGCACCATTTTTATTGAGATATGCGTTTCCCCGTTCGATAACCAATGACGTTACTATTGGCATTACTATCGCCATCCTCGCCGCAGCACGCCTTTTAGGTGCATACAGGGCAGCTTGGTTAAGCTGGTTCAACGCTTTTTTAGGATTGTGGTTGATAATTGCTCCTTTTGCACTTCTGTACGGCTCTTCCAGTGCATTATGGAATGACGTTATCGTCGGTCTAATCGTTTTGTCGTTAGGGGTTTGGAGCGCGATGGCAAGTCGTCGCCCCCGTCCTCTTGAATAGTGTCAGCAATAAAAGCGAGAATTCACCTTGGTTTCATTATTGGGATGAACAATAAAAAAAGTATTCTTAGAAACCATCGAACACATAAGCAAAGTTGTAAGTATCGCTTCCTACCTTTTGGCTTATTAAAAGGAGATTGTAAGGGACTGCCGTTGCTGAAGATGCGAACAAGCGTAGCGATTGAGTAGCGATTGCCTTATTAAAGCGAGTTTTGTGGTG from Myxosarcina sp. GI1 includes the following:
- a CDS encoding SPW repeat protein, with the protein product MRNGLVSQIRTASGLNLLLGFWLIIAPFLLRYAFPRSITNDVTIGITIAILAAARLLGAYRAAWLSWFNAFLGLWLIIAPFALLYGSSSALWNDVIVGLIVLSLGVWSAMASRRPRPLE